In one window of Mucilaginibacter auburnensis DNA:
- a CDS encoding S41 family peptidase yields the protein MKQTAAIIFRSAILVLLGVTIGLYIGGGSFGGEDVDLAFSGRSKLSKVLDLVRNNYVDSVNVDSVEGETVNELLQRLDPHSIYLPAQQAQSVNEKLEGGFNGIGVEYNLLRDTMVISYVYPGGPAALQGIKAGDKVIEANHQKFAGIQLTNTQVSKTLRGEKGSKLDLAVLPAGSNSLKTVTIKRDRVPLSSIDAAYKIAGETGYIKISKFATTTDADFRKALLKLKADGVKKLVLDLRGNGGGYLNTATSLADEFLNSKQLIVYTKGKHEPRTDYFATDSGVFQNGKLAVLIDEYSASASEILAGSLQDLDRATIVGRRSFGKGLVQEQFQFDDGSAVNLTVARYYTASGRSIQKTYKDGAVSYRNELAERMRKGELFSAESNLNDSVLRTNSKYRTSAGRKVFSGGGIMPDVFVPEDTTKNTWLIHQLSKNDVFTAYVIDYLQLVLKTYTTDDAFISQYNVSDVELNRFFKYAALTVKDITNEEIIAGKAHAKTLLKATAAHFKWGDEAYYKTLNNTDVAVWKAVESLD from the coding sequence ATGAAACAAACTGCCGCTATCATATTCCGTTCTGCAATCCTCGTTTTGCTTGGGGTAACCATTGGCCTTTACATAGGCGGTGGCAGCTTTGGCGGTGAGGATGTTGACCTGGCATTTTCGGGCAGAAGCAAACTTTCCAAAGTACTTGACCTTGTGCGTAATAACTATGTAGACTCTGTAAACGTTGATAGTGTTGAGGGCGAAACCGTTAATGAACTCCTGCAACGCCTTGATCCACACTCTATTTACTTACCTGCGCAACAAGCCCAAAGCGTAAACGAAAAACTGGAAGGCGGCTTTAACGGCATTGGTGTAGAATACAATTTGCTGCGCGATACCATGGTGATCAGCTATGTATACCCGGGCGGACCAGCGGCTTTGCAGGGCATTAAGGCAGGCGACAAAGTAATTGAAGCTAATCATCAGAAATTTGCCGGTATACAGTTAACTAACACGCAGGTAAGTAAAACCTTACGCGGCGAAAAAGGCTCCAAGCTTGACCTGGCTGTTTTACCTGCCGGAAGCAATAGCTTGAAAACAGTAACTATAAAACGCGACCGGGTTCCATTAAGCAGTATTGATGCTGCTTATAAAATAGCGGGCGAAACAGGGTACATCAAAATAAGCAAGTTTGCCACCACTACCGATGCCGATTTTAGAAAAGCATTATTAAAGCTGAAAGCCGATGGCGTAAAAAAACTGGTGCTTGACCTGCGCGGTAATGGCGGCGGCTATTTAAATACCGCAACAAGTTTAGCCGATGAGTTTTTGAATAGTAAACAACTGATAGTTTACACCAAAGGCAAGCACGAACCACGTACAGATTACTTTGCCACCGACTCGGGGGTATTTCAAAACGGTAAACTGGCAGTGTTGATAGATGAATACTCTGCCTCGGCCAGTGAAATTTTAGCTGGTTCTTTGCAAGACCTTGACCGGGCCACTATTGTTGGTCGCAGGTCGTTTGGTAAGGGATTGGTGCAGGAGCAGTTTCAGTTTGATGACGGTTCGGCTGTTAACTTAACCGTTGCCAGGTATTATACAGCATCCGGGCGTTCCATACAAAAAACATACAAAGACGGCGCCGTTAGCTATCGCAATGAGTTAGCCGAGCGCATGCGCAAAGGTGAATTATTTTCTGCGGAAAGCAATTTGAATGACAGCGTGTTGCGCACCAACAGTAAATATCGCACATCAGCAGGGCGCAAGGTATTTAGCGGTGGCGGTATTATGCCCGACGTTTTTGTACCCGAAGACACCACAAAAAACACATGGCTGATACATCAGCTAAGTAAAAACGATGTTTTTACAGCTTATGTAATTGACTACCTGCAACTGGTATTAAAAACTTACACCACTGACGATGCCTTTATCAGCCAGTATAACGTTAGCGATGTTGAGTTGAACAGATTTTTTAAATATGCGGCGCTTACAGTAAAAGACATCACCAACGAAGAAATAATAGCCGGCAAAGCACACGCCAAAACACTATTAAAAGCTACCGCAGCCCATTTTAAATGGGGCGACGAAGCTTACTACAAAACGCTTAACAATACAGACGTAGCGGTTTGGAAAGCGGTGGAGAGTCTGGATTAA
- the era gene encoding GTPase Era — MGHKAGFVSIIGKPNAGKSTLMNALVGEKMSIITPKAQTTRHRILGIVNADNYQIVFSDTPGVIKPHYALQESMMHQVEGSIVDADLILLVTDIHEEYDENDVLKKLEGSLAPIAVLVNKIDQSDEGAVKKKIEFWQEKLNPKAVFAISALHDHNIKAVMDFVVDNLPEHAAYYEKDALTDRNDRFFASEMIRAQLLKQYKKEIPYSCEVVVTAFIEGEKLYRISAEIIVERESQKNIIIGEGGKMLKIVGTYARKDMEEFFQRKVFLETFVKVIPDWRDTKNYLKKFGYIN, encoded by the coding sequence ATGGGTCATAAGGCAGGTTTCGTGAGCATAATTGGCAAGCCTAATGCGGGTAAGTCAACTTTAATGAACGCATTGGTGGGCGAAAAGATGTCTATTATTACACCGAAGGCCCAAACTACGCGTCACCGCATCCTCGGTATAGTTAACGCAGACAACTATCAAATTGTTTTTTCTGATACGCCTGGCGTTATAAAACCGCATTACGCTTTACAGGAAAGTATGATGCATCAGGTGGAAGGCTCAATAGTTGACGCCGACCTGATACTGCTCGTTACAGATATACACGAAGAGTATGACGAAAACGACGTACTGAAAAAACTGGAAGGCAGCCTTGCACCTATTGCCGTGCTGGTAAACAAAATAGACCAAAGCGATGAGGGGGCCGTTAAAAAGAAGATTGAGTTTTGGCAGGAAAAGCTGAACCCTAAAGCTGTGTTTGCTATATCTGCGCTGCATGATCATAACATTAAAGCTGTTATGGATTTTGTGGTAGATAATTTGCCGGAGCATGCCGCCTACTATGAAAAAGACGCACTTACTGATCGAAATGACCGTTTTTTTGCATCAGAAATGATAAGGGCGCAGCTTTTGAAACAGTATAAAAAAGAGATTCCGTACAGCTGTGAGGTGGTGGTTACCGCATTTATTGAAGGCGAAAAGCTTTACCGCATAAGCGCTGAGATTATTGTGGAGCGCGAATCGCAAAAAAATATAATAATAGGCGAGGGGGGTAAAATGCTGAAAATAGTAGGCACCTACGCTCGCAAGGATATGGAGGAGTTTTTTCAGCGCAAGGTATTTCTGGAGACGTTTGTAAAAGTTATACCCGACTGGCGCGACACCAAAAACTACCTGAAAAAATTTGGGTACATTAACTAA
- a CDS encoding T9SS type A sorting domain-containing protein, protein MRFIKPFFIALLFCCASTQVDAQELKFDYDAAGNQTKREWICINCTQLTTTATAVTSKSDFVAEKPKSNSPIKDPELKLIAYPNPLTETLNIKFDPLKRFITSIEVYSMVGVSFFKKSYRYVEEEFHEMIPFTQMTPGMYVVKVSFSDGKQELLKVVKQ, encoded by the coding sequence ATGAGATTCATAAAGCCTTTCTTTATAGCGCTTCTGTTTTGCTGCGCTTCCACGCAAGTTGATGCGCAAGAGTTGAAGTTTGATTATGATGCAGCCGGAAACCAGACAAAAAGGGAATGGATCTGCATTAATTGCACTCAGTTAACCACTACAGCCACTGCTGTAACCTCGAAGTCGGATTTTGTAGCAGAAAAACCAAAATCAAACAGCCCTATAAAAGACCCGGAACTGAAACTAATTGCTTACCCCAACCCGCTTACTGAAACGCTAAACATCAAATTTGATCCTTTAAAAAGATTCATCACTTCTATTGAAGTTTACTCAATGGTTGGAGTTAGCTTTTTTAAGAAAAGCTACAGATATGTAGAAGAAGAGTTTCATGAAATGATTCCATTCACACAAATGACACCCGGGATGTATGTTGTAAAAGTTAGCTTTTCAGACGGTAAACAGGAACTTTTAAAAGTTGTAAAACAGTAA
- a CDS encoding N-6 DNA methylase, translating into MTDIKELLTEFNRYAYGQSLHTAFTDRLDWMLLPFKRYEAADEQRKALETYQSHPKVEHLVKLITLIGDLSEGFRDPLGELFMQAISNGHNGQFSTPTPIADMMAMMQMGDVSDGRRINDPACGSGRMLLAAAKLNRSSLLYGADLDITCCKMSLFNMLLNSLTGEIAHMNTLSNRFYRGFKIDNVLVDGFHMPYYTEFTEPELSYIWLRPLKVQEVKPKFDKPFEPIRSVQAITGVQGSLFLAIAPGFSHL; encoded by the coding sequence ATGACAGATATCAAAGAACTACTTACAGAGTTTAACCGCTACGCTTACGGACAATCCCTTCACACCGCATTCACTGACAGGCTTGATTGGATGCTGCTACCTTTTAAAAGGTATGAGGCTGCTGATGAACAACGTAAGGCACTCGAAACCTACCAATCCCACCCAAAGGTTGAACACCTGGTTAAACTTATAACGCTGATAGGTGACTTGTCGGAAGGATTCCGTGACCCACTCGGTGAACTATTCATGCAAGCTATTAGCAATGGCCACAATGGCCAGTTTTCTACTCCAACTCCAATAGCGGACATGATGGCAATGATGCAGATGGGTGATGTTTCTGACGGTAGACGAATTAACGATCCGGCTTGTGGTAGTGGCAGGATGTTACTTGCGGCAGCTAAACTAAATCGCAGTAGCTTGCTGTACGGTGCAGACCTTGACATAACTTGCTGTAAGATGTCACTATTCAACATGCTGCTTAACTCACTTACTGGCGAAATAGCCCACATGAACACGCTGAGCAATAGATTTTACAGAGGTTTCAAAATTGATAATGTACTGGTTGATGGCTTTCATATGCCTTACTACACTGAATTTACGGAACCTGAATTAAGTTACATTTGGTTACGTCCTTTAAAAGTTCAGGAGGTTAAACCTAAGTTTGATAAACCATTTGAACCTATAAGGTCAGTGCAAGCTATAACTGGTGTGCAGGGCAGCTTATTTTTAGCTATTGCACCAGGTTTCTCGCATTTATAG
- the murQ gene encoding N-acetylmuramic acid 6-phosphate etherase: protein MQSTTEKDSHYNDLEKMSVAEILRHINHEDQTVAVSVSKALPQIEALATAVAERMSKGGRLFYIGAGTSGRLGVVDASECPPTFGVPFDWVVGIIAGGDSAIRKAVEFAEDDKEQAWRDLQAFNINEKDVVVGIAASGTTPYVIGGLETANENNVLTGCVVCNNGSPVAAVAQLPVEVVTGPEFVTGSTRMKAGTAQKMVLNMLSTSVMIQLGRVKGNKMVDMQLTNNKLVDRGTRMIVAETGLDEATAAKLLEEHGSVRKAVEFHQNKQSVR, encoded by the coding sequence ATGCAAAGCACTACCGAAAAAGACTCACATTATAATGATCTGGAAAAAATGAGTGTGGCCGAAATACTGCGCCACATCAATCACGAAGATCAAACCGTTGCCGTTTCGGTAAGTAAGGCATTGCCGCAAATTGAAGCGCTGGCAACAGCTGTTGCCGAACGTATGAGCAAAGGCGGACGCTTGTTTTACATAGGCGCGGGTACCAGCGGCAGATTAGGGGTGGTTGATGCCTCAGAGTGCCCGCCAACGTTTGGTGTTCCGTTTGATTGGGTGGTAGGTATTATTGCCGGTGGCGATAGCGCTATACGCAAAGCGGTTGAGTTTGCCGAAGACGATAAGGAGCAGGCCTGGCGCGATCTGCAGGCTTTTAACATCAATGAAAAAGACGTGGTGGTTGGCATAGCGGCATCAGGCACTACCCCTTATGTTATTGGCGGCCTGGAAACAGCAAATGAAAATAATGTGCTTACCGGTTGCGTTGTATGTAACAATGGTAGCCCTGTTGCAGCGGTAGCCCAATTGCCGGTAGAAGTGGTTACCGGTCCGGAGTTTGTTACCGGTTCAACCCGAATGAAAGCCGGCACCGCGCAAAAAATGGTGCTGAACATGCTTAGTACATCGGTAATGATACAACTGGGCAGGGTGAAGGGCAATAAAATGGTGGACATGCAGCTTACTAACAATAAACTGGTTGACCGCGGTACCCGAATGATAGTTGCAGAAACCGGATTGGACGAAGCAACTGCCGCCAAACTGTTGGAAGAGCATGGAAGTGTAAGAAAGGCCGTCGAGTTTCATCAAAATAAGCAATCAGTAAGATGA
- a CDS encoding MafI family immunity protein, producing MIERSKVFGSSEVYVKQACEFLDHREHGLCFDTVVMQLYESDLAISDDYYNLIGEIANKMDVEMQYYSFMESLIAKN from the coding sequence TTGATAGAGAGGTCAAAAGTTTTTGGATCATCAGAAGTTTATGTAAAGCAAGCTTGCGAGTTTTTAGACCACCGTGAACATGGTTTGTGCTTTGATACAGTCGTTATGCAGCTGTATGAGTCTGACCTTGCAATAAGTGATGATTATTACAACTTAATAGGAGAGATTGCTAATAAAATGGATGTGGAAATGCAGTACTATAGTTTTATGGAAAGCTTGATCGCTAAAAATTAA
- the der gene encoding ribosome biogenesis GTPase Der codes for MSNIVAIVGRPNVGKSTLYNRLTESRKAIVDDFSGVTRDRHYGVAEWTDHPFTVIDTGGYVANSDDVFEAAIREQVVIAIEEASVILFVVDVTTGITDLDDEIAVLLRRSKKPVFVVVNKVDNNSQQTEASVFYSFGLGEIYNISSMTGSGTGELLDEVVKHFEDVPLEDNTRPKYAIVGRPNVGKSSIINSLIGKQRNIVTPVAGTTRDSIHIHYNQYGHDFMLIDTAGLRKKTKVKENIEFYSVMRTIKALEEADVVIIMIDAVEGFESQDMNIFHLAEKNKKGIVIVVNKWDLIEKNSKTVKVFEEMIREKIAPFTDVPIVFTSVTEKQRVLKVIEVANQVYQNRARKISTSKLNDVMLPIIENYPPPSIKGKYVKIKYATQIAGTSPMFAFFCNLPQYVKEPYYRFIENKLRENFELSGAPVQVWFRQK; via the coding sequence ATGAGTAACATAGTAGCAATAGTTGGCCGCCCAAACGTTGGCAAGTCAACCTTATACAACCGATTGACCGAAAGCCGTAAAGCTATTGTTGATGACTTTAGCGGCGTAACCCGCGACAGGCATTATGGCGTAGCCGAGTGGACCGACCACCCTTTTACCGTAATTGATACCGGTGGTTATGTAGCCAACTCTGATGATGTTTTTGAAGCAGCTATACGCGAGCAGGTTGTAATTGCCATTGAGGAAGCTTCAGTAATTTTGTTTGTGGTGGATGTTACTACCGGCATAACCGATTTGGACGATGAGATTGCCGTATTGCTTCGCCGGAGTAAAAAGCCTGTTTTTGTTGTTGTTAACAAGGTGGATAACAATAGCCAGCAAACCGAAGCTTCTGTATTTTATAGTTTTGGCTTAGGCGAGATCTATAACATATCGTCAATGACCGGCTCAGGCACCGGTGAGCTATTAGACGAAGTGGTTAAACACTTTGAAGATGTTCCGCTGGAAGATAATACGCGCCCTAAATATGCCATTGTTGGGCGTCCTAATGTGGGTAAGTCGTCAATTATCAATTCATTGATTGGTAAGCAACGTAATATAGTTACCCCGGTTGCAGGTACAACCCGCGACAGTATTCACATCCATTACAATCAGTATGGTCATGATTTTATGCTGATTGACACTGCCGGTTTGCGTAAAAAAACCAAGGTGAAGGAAAATATTGAGTTTTACTCGGTAATGCGTACTATCAAAGCTTTAGAGGAAGCCGATGTTGTTATCATAATGATTGACGCTGTAGAAGGTTTTGAGTCGCAGGATATGAACATTTTCCACTTGGCTGAAAAGAACAAAAAAGGCATCGTGATCGTGGTGAACAAGTGGGATTTGATAGAAAAGAACAGCAAAACAGTTAAGGTTTTTGAGGAGATGATACGCGAGAAGATAGCGCCTTTCACTGATGTACCTATCGTATTTACTTCTGTTACCGAGAAACAACGCGTATTAAAGGTGATTGAAGTTGCTAACCAGGTTTACCAGAACCGGGCCCGTAAGATCTCTACCTCAAAACTAAATGATGTAATGTTGCCGATAATTGAAAATTATCCACCGCCATCTATAAAAGGTAAATACGTTAAAATTAAATACGCTACTCAAATTGCAGGTACATCCCCAATGTTTGCGTTCTTCTGTAATTTACCTCAGTACGTCAAAGAACCCTACTATCGCTTTATAGAAAATAAACTACGCGAAAACTTTGAGCTGAGCGGCGCACCGGTGCAGGTTTGGTTCAGGCAGAAGTAG